One Triticum dicoccoides isolate Atlit2015 ecotype Zavitan chromosome 5B, WEW_v2.0, whole genome shotgun sequence genomic window carries:
- the LOC119309896 gene encoding protein MEI2-like 6: MVTVIVVVLVAASADTDTSFVTHCDIGSVVPRYGTEAASKRYAPSPDASGTFAMKAESTAVVPVACAAVPAVRCHLLRDTGPSRPGGASPSPPRVGPARSSFLLLFPSTNKRIMELAMAAAYTSRLGLPPAAHPYDDASLACALGQLYSTKDPFALPVSCLLPPPELPPAFGLPVGGLAPVCCCAKAAGAPAFPPFPWAHAPSPPAPPRCAITEIDESREVESEDNLSPRSVLTPWRRPTPASALSPSPPLVVGGKRAFDPSSEKTSLMICNIPNGFVKRRFMAILDQHCVQENDNPGWRVVGGGKFVRSEYDFLYIPIDFRTKYNKGYAFVNMTTATAARRLHTFLHGHRWALAGSRKVCEVVHADIQGVDALSAHFSCSKFPCGNKEFLPVRFGPPRDGLRPTVERVIGRTLVHRPADQSARPTPHAAQRGGKSKPAAVGNKTI; encoded by the exons ATGGTCACCGTCATTGTTGTTGTGCTCGTTGCCGCCTCTGCGGACACCGACACCTCCTTTGTCACACACTGTGACATCGGGTCTGTTGTACCAAGATATGGTACAGAAGCAGCATCGAAAAGATATGCCCCGTCCCCGGACGCCTCAG GTACATTTGCAATGAAAGCTGAGAGTACCGCGGTGGTGCCGGTGGCGTGTGCTGCCGTTCCTGCGGTGCGGTGCCACCTGCTGCGTGATACAGGGCCAAGCCGGCCAGGTGGTGCTTCCCCAAGTCCTCCTCGGGTCGGTCCTGCGCGGTCTTCCTTCCTCCTACTTTTCCCCAGCACAAACAAAAGAATAATGGAGTTAGCCATGGCCGCCGCCTACACCTCGCGCCTGGGCCTGCCCCCCGCCGCGCACCCGTACGACGACGCATCCCTGGCCTGCGCCCTCGGCCAGCTCTACTCcaccaaggatccgttcgccctgCCGGTCAGCTGCCTCCTCCCGCCTCCCGAGCTGCCGCCGGCCTTCGGGTTGCCCGTCGGCGGCCTCGCCCCCGTCTGCTGCTGCGCCAAAGCCGCGGGGGCGCCGGCGTTCCCGCCCTTTCCATGGGCGCACGCGCCCtcgccgcctgcgccgccgcgcTGCGCCATCACGGAGATCGACGAGTCCCGGGAGGTGGAGTCGGAGGACAACCTCTCCCCTCGCTCCGTCCTCACGCCCTGGAGGAGGCCGACGCCCGCCTCGGCGCTGTCTCCGTCTCCGCCTCTTGTGGTCGGGGGCAAACGGGCCTTCGACCCAAGCAGCGAGAAGACTTCTCTCATGATCTGCAATATCCCCAACGGATTCGT GAAGCGGAGGTTCATGGCGATTCTGGACCAGCATTGCGTCCAGGAGAACGACAATCCTGGATGGCGTGTTGTGGGCGGCGGCAAGTTCGTGAGATCGGAGTATGACTTCCTCTACATCCCAATAGACTTCAG GACGAAGTACAACAAAGGCTATGCGTTCGTCAACAtgacgacggcgaccgcggcgcggCGGCTCCACACGTTTCTCCACGGACATCGCTGGGCCCTGGCGGGCTCTCGGAAGGTGTGTGAGGTTGTGCACGCGGACATCCAG GGGGTGGATGCTTTGTCAGCGCACTTCTCCTGCTCCAAGTTCCCGTGCGGTAACAAGGAGTTCCTGCCGGTGCGCTTCGGCCCGCCACGGGATGGCCTCCGGCCGACGGTGGAGCGTGTGATTGGCCGCACGCTGGTCCACCGCCCTGCTGATCAATCCGCCCGCCCCACGCCGCATGCTGCAC AAAGAGGAGGCAAATCGAAACCTGCTGCAGTGGGGAACAAAACTATTTGA